In Malus sylvestris chromosome 15, drMalSylv7.2, whole genome shotgun sequence, a single genomic region encodes these proteins:
- the LOC126601349 gene encoding RNA polymerase sigma factor sigC isoform X2, translated as MGFGFRLNVLKSGFPLHHSHCQAAASPSKLSFTSVRGREGSFNSARLSFLSIISEEGEISGKDTLKVCSFSSASPQILEDGVSEMEQTSFRSSSSNTTGNNQMPVADGNFRSVTTLESCSAAHFNLLLKNLDALEETFANSDVLKLEKEILLQLGRLGALQLFDACLSRTLTSSSFFYLSDIPTVPIEEHKIDKKVDNNRGFNHPIVSSAKRASKYRKSRLKIAKNEAEMSTGVKVIANLERIKATLEKETGTVGTLSCWAEAAGVHEKVLLQKLHFGWYCQDELIRSTRSLVLYLARSYRGLGVAMDDLLQAGNQGLLQGAERYDHSRGYRFSTYVRYWIKKSMSRLVARHAREIQIPFTLSKAINQIQKARKATYNRHMRYPDDDEIAKITGLSLVRIRSASTCLRVVGSVDDKMWDNSPGTFMECTPDASIKSPEETVTRQHMKKDIHDLLKCLNSKERQVLVLRYGLNNYDPNSLEEIGKLFDVSKEWIRKIEKKALTKLRDDETHRSLSHYLKN; from the exons ATGGGTTTTGGTTTTAGGCTCAACGTCCTCAAGTCTGGCTTTCCACTTCATCACTCTCACTGTCAAGCTGCTGCTTCTCCTTCCAAGCTCTCTTTTACTTCTG TTAGAGGCAGGGAGGGCTCTTTCAACTCGGCAAGGCTGTCATTCCTGTCCATTATCTCTGAGGAAGGCGAGATTTCCGGTAAAGATACTCTGAAAGTGTGCTCTTTTTCATCTGCTTCGCCGCAGATCTTAGAGGATGGCGTCTCAGAAATGGAACAG ACAAGCTTTAGGAGTAGTTCGTCCAACACGACTGGGAATAACCAGATGCCTGTTGCAGACGGAAACTTTAGATCCGTTACCACCTTAGAATCTTGCAGTGCAGCTCATTTTAATTTGTTACTGAAAAATCTTGATGCTCTGGAGGAGACTTTTGCTAATTCAGATGTGTTAAAGTTGGAAAAAGAGATACTTCTGCAATTAGGAAGGCTTGGAGCTCTACAGTTATTCGATGCCTGTTTGTCGAGAACTCTTACATCCTCAAGCTTTTTTTATTTGTCTGACATACCTACTGTACCGATTGAAGAGCATAAGATAGATAAGAAGGTAGATAACAACAGAG gTTTCAATCATCCTATTGTTTCATCGGCGAAAAGAGCATCAAAGTATCGAAAGAGTAGACTTAAAATTGCTAAAAATGAGGCAGAAATGTCAACCGGGGTTAAG GTGATTGCCAATTTGGAGAGAATTAAAGCAACTTTGGAAAAGGAAACTGGCACCGTAGGTACCTTAAGTTGTTGGGCGGAAGCAGCGGGAGTTCACGAGAAGGTGCTGTTACAGAAATTGCATTTTGGTTGGTACTGCCAGGATGAGCTTATAAGGAGCACTCGTTCCTTAGTTCTATACCTTGCTAGAAGCTATAGAGGGCTAGGAGTAGCCATGGATGATTTACTGCAG GCTGGAAACCAGGGTCTCCTGCAAGGTGCAGAAAGGTATGATCACTCGAGGGGTTACCGATTCTCAACCTATGTCCGATACTGGATAAAGAAATCAATGTCAAGATTGGTGGCACGGCATGCTAGGGAAATCCAAATTCCT ttcACGCTAAGCAAGGCAATAAATCAGATACAGAAAGCTCGCAAAGCCACTTACAACAGACACATGAGATACCCAGATGATGATGAAATTGCAAAGATTACAGGTCTTTCGTTGGTGAGAATCAGATCAGCTAGCACATGTCTGAGAGTTGTGGGTTCGGTAGATGACaagatgtgggacaactctcctGGGACTTTTATG GAATGTACGCCGGACGCATCAATAAAGAGCCCTGAAGAAACTGTCACAAGACAGCACATGAAAAAAGACATCCATGATCTGCTGAAATGCTTGAACTCGAAGGAGAGGCAAGTGTTGGTGCTGCGATATGGGTTAAACAACTACGACCCCAATTCACTTGAGGAGATTGGAAAGCTTTTCGATGTGAGCAAGGAATGGATACGGAAGATAGAAAAGAAAGCTCTCACGAAGCTAAGGGACGATGAAACACACAGAAGTTTAAGCCATTACTTGAAAAACTAG
- the LOC126601349 gene encoding RNA polymerase sigma factor sigC isoform X3, which produces MEQTSFRSSSSNTTGNNQMPVADGNFRSVTTLESCSAAHFNLLLKNLDALEETFANSDVLKLEKEILLQLGRLGALQLFDACLSRTLTSSSFFYLSDIPTVPIEEHKIDKKVDNNRGKVIVRSGKKEEKRSRKRALDNARVSSDSLPPKSTLEGFNHPIVSSAKRASKYRKSRLKIAKNEAEMSTGVKVIANLERIKATLEKETGTVGTLSCWAEAAGVHEKVLLQKLHFGWYCQDELIRSTRSLVLYLARSYRGLGVAMDDLLQAGNQGLLQGAERYDHSRGYRFSTYVRYWIKKSMSRLVARHAREIQIPFTLSKAINQIQKARKATYNRHMRYPDDDEIAKITGLSLVRIRSASTCLRVVGSVDDKMWDNSPGTFMECTPDASIKSPEETVTRQHMKKDIHDLLKCLNSKERQVLVLRYGLNNYDPNSLEEIGKLFDVSKEWIRKIEKKALTKLRDDETHRSLSHYLKN; this is translated from the exons ATGGAACAG ACAAGCTTTAGGAGTAGTTCGTCCAACACGACTGGGAATAACCAGATGCCTGTTGCAGACGGAAACTTTAGATCCGTTACCACCTTAGAATCTTGCAGTGCAGCTCATTTTAATTTGTTACTGAAAAATCTTGATGCTCTGGAGGAGACTTTTGCTAATTCAGATGTGTTAAAGTTGGAAAAAGAGATACTTCTGCAATTAGGAAGGCTTGGAGCTCTACAGTTATTCGATGCCTGTTTGTCGAGAACTCTTACATCCTCAAGCTTTTTTTATTTGTCTGACATACCTACTGTACCGATTGAAGAGCATAAGATAGATAAGAAGGTAGATAACAACAGAGGTAAGGTTATTGTACGTTCtgggaaaaaggaagaaaaaagatCAAGAAAAAGAGCATTAGATAATGCCAGAGTTTCTTCTGACTCATTGCCTcctaaatcaactttggaaggTTTCAATCATCCTATTGTTTCATCGGCGAAAAGAGCATCAAAGTATCGAAAGAGTAGACTTAAAATTGCTAAAAATGAGGCAGAAATGTCAACCGGGGTTAAG GTGATTGCCAATTTGGAGAGAATTAAAGCAACTTTGGAAAAGGAAACTGGCACCGTAGGTACCTTAAGTTGTTGGGCGGAAGCAGCGGGAGTTCACGAGAAGGTGCTGTTACAGAAATTGCATTTTGGTTGGTACTGCCAGGATGAGCTTATAAGGAGCACTCGTTCCTTAGTTCTATACCTTGCTAGAAGCTATAGAGGGCTAGGAGTAGCCATGGATGATTTACTGCAG GCTGGAAACCAGGGTCTCCTGCAAGGTGCAGAAAGGTATGATCACTCGAGGGGTTACCGATTCTCAACCTATGTCCGATACTGGATAAAGAAATCAATGTCAAGATTGGTGGCACGGCATGCTAGGGAAATCCAAATTCCT ttcACGCTAAGCAAGGCAATAAATCAGATACAGAAAGCTCGCAAAGCCACTTACAACAGACACATGAGATACCCAGATGATGATGAAATTGCAAAGATTACAGGTCTTTCGTTGGTGAGAATCAGATCAGCTAGCACATGTCTGAGAGTTGTGGGTTCGGTAGATGACaagatgtgggacaactctcctGGGACTTTTATG GAATGTACGCCGGACGCATCAATAAAGAGCCCTGAAGAAACTGTCACAAGACAGCACATGAAAAAAGACATCCATGATCTGCTGAAATGCTTGAACTCGAAGGAGAGGCAAGTGTTGGTGCTGCGATATGGGTTAAACAACTACGACCCCAATTCACTTGAGGAGATTGGAAAGCTTTTCGATGTGAGCAAGGAATGGATACGGAAGATAGAAAAGAAAGCTCTCACGAAGCTAAGGGACGATGAAACACACAGAAGTTTAAGCCATTACTTGAAAAACTAG
- the LOC126605877 gene encoding putative lipase C4A8.10, which translates to MAATEVEIGGDGVVLKEEPSGVIKHRGGKKNAGKKKRSKSKGTMTTSGKKETFFHMPKFRCFSSKPETDTKGGFKGGVDMEVEDETGGKRSPTHLIILVNGLIGSAENWKYAAKQFLKRYPEDVIAHCSECNHSMLTFDGVDVMGERLAEEVISVIKRHPSVQKISFVGHSLGGLIARYAIGRLYERDITEELSQENGEYRRNGVENPLLEHKVKGKIAGLEPVNFITSATPHLGSRGHNQVPLFCGVKPLEKVAARASWCLGRSGKHLFLTDKKDGKPPLLLQMVNDSEDLKFISALQSFKRRVTYANVRFDSLVGWSTSSLRRKNELPKLKHLSREENYPHIINVETIQSSSPREELPLEAIPSGRKKIDFEEEMIRNLTKISWERVDVNFRGSKQRYLAHGTIQVQNDCLYSDGADVIQHMVDNFLV; encoded by the exons ATGGCGGCAACGGAGGTGGAGATCGGGGGCGATGGGGTCGTACTGAAAGAGGAGCCGTCAGGCGTGATCAAACACAGAGGCGGCAAGAAAAACGcggggaaaaagaaaaggagcaAAAGCAAGGGGACGATGACGACAAGCGGGAAAAAAGAAACGTTTTTTCACATGCCGAAGTTTCGGTGCTTCAGCTCGAAACCCGAAACGGATACGAAGGGGGGTTTCAAGGGGGGTGTCGATATGGAGGTGGAGGATGAAACGGGTGGAAAAAGGAGCCCGACCCATTTGATTATTTTGGTGAATGGTCTCATAGGCAG TGCTGAGAATTGGAAATATGCAGCAAAGCAGTTTCTGAAGAGATACCCAGAAGATGTTATTGCTCACT GTAGTGAATGCAATCACTCAATGTTGACCTTTGATGGTGTTGATGTAATGGGAGAGAGATTAGCAGAAGAG GTTATTTCTGTGATAAAACGTCACCCTAGTGTTCAGAAGATCTCGTTTGTTGGTCATTCGTTAGGCGGGCTTATTGCAAGGTATGCCATTGGAAGGCTTTATGAACGAGACATCACTGAAGAACTGTCTCAAGAAAATGGAGAATATAGGAGAAATGGAGTTGAGAATCCGTTGCTGGAACACAAAGTCAAAGGCAAAATTGCTGGACTGGAGCCTGTGAATTTTATAACGTCTGCCACTCCGCACCTTGGTTCCAGAGGGCATAATCAG GTTCCACTGTTTTGTGGCGTAAAACCCCTTGAAAAAGTAGCAGCTCGTGCTTCATGGTGTCTAGGTAGAAGTGGAAAACATCTGTTTTTAACTGATAAGAAGGATGGAAAACCTCCCCTTCTTCTTCAGATGGTCAATGATTCTGAAGATCTTAAATTCAT ATCTGCACTGCAGTCTTTCAAGCGCCGTGTTACCTATGCAAATGTTCGTTTTGACT CCCTTGTCGGATGGAGTACATCATCTCTACGGCGTAAGAACGAGCTGCCAAAG CTTAAACATTTATCTAGAGAAGAAAACTATCCACATATTATAAATGTGGAGACAATTCAAAGTTCAAGTCCCCGAGAAGAATTACCGTTGGAAGCCATACCCAGTGGGCGCAAGAAAATTGACTTCGAAG AGGAAATGATCAGAAACTTGACCAAAATAAGCTGGGAACGGGTGGATGTGAACTTCAGAGGAAGTAAACAAAGATACCTTGCGCATGGTACCATTCAG GTGCAAAACGATTGTCTATACTCTGATGGGGCTGATGTGATCCAACACATGGTTGACAATTTTCTTGTGTGA
- the LOC126601349 gene encoding RNA polymerase sigma factor sigC isoform X1 yields MGFGFRLNVLKSGFPLHHSHCQAAASPSKLSFTSVRGREGSFNSARLSFLSIISEEGEISGKDTLKVCSFSSASPQILEDGVSEMEQTSFRSSSSNTTGNNQMPVADGNFRSVTTLESCSAAHFNLLLKNLDALEETFANSDVLKLEKEILLQLGRLGALQLFDACLSRTLTSSSFFYLSDIPTVPIEEHKIDKKVDNNRGKVIVRSGKKEEKRSRKRALDNARVSSDSLPPKSTLEGFNHPIVSSAKRASKYRKSRLKIAKNEAEMSTGVKVIANLERIKATLEKETGTVGTLSCWAEAAGVHEKVLLQKLHFGWYCQDELIRSTRSLVLYLARSYRGLGVAMDDLLQAGNQGLLQGAERYDHSRGYRFSTYVRYWIKKSMSRLVARHAREIQIPFTLSKAINQIQKARKATYNRHMRYPDDDEIAKITGLSLVRIRSASTCLRVVGSVDDKMWDNSPGTFMECTPDASIKSPEETVTRQHMKKDIHDLLKCLNSKERQVLVLRYGLNNYDPNSLEEIGKLFDVSKEWIRKIEKKALTKLRDDETHRSLSHYLKN; encoded by the exons ATGGGTTTTGGTTTTAGGCTCAACGTCCTCAAGTCTGGCTTTCCACTTCATCACTCTCACTGTCAAGCTGCTGCTTCTCCTTCCAAGCTCTCTTTTACTTCTG TTAGAGGCAGGGAGGGCTCTTTCAACTCGGCAAGGCTGTCATTCCTGTCCATTATCTCTGAGGAAGGCGAGATTTCCGGTAAAGATACTCTGAAAGTGTGCTCTTTTTCATCTGCTTCGCCGCAGATCTTAGAGGATGGCGTCTCAGAAATGGAACAG ACAAGCTTTAGGAGTAGTTCGTCCAACACGACTGGGAATAACCAGATGCCTGTTGCAGACGGAAACTTTAGATCCGTTACCACCTTAGAATCTTGCAGTGCAGCTCATTTTAATTTGTTACTGAAAAATCTTGATGCTCTGGAGGAGACTTTTGCTAATTCAGATGTGTTAAAGTTGGAAAAAGAGATACTTCTGCAATTAGGAAGGCTTGGAGCTCTACAGTTATTCGATGCCTGTTTGTCGAGAACTCTTACATCCTCAAGCTTTTTTTATTTGTCTGACATACCTACTGTACCGATTGAAGAGCATAAGATAGATAAGAAGGTAGATAACAACAGAGGTAAGGTTATTGTACGTTCtgggaaaaaggaagaaaaaagatCAAGAAAAAGAGCATTAGATAATGCCAGAGTTTCTTCTGACTCATTGCCTcctaaatcaactttggaaggTTTCAATCATCCTATTGTTTCATCGGCGAAAAGAGCATCAAAGTATCGAAAGAGTAGACTTAAAATTGCTAAAAATGAGGCAGAAATGTCAACCGGGGTTAAG GTGATTGCCAATTTGGAGAGAATTAAAGCAACTTTGGAAAAGGAAACTGGCACCGTAGGTACCTTAAGTTGTTGGGCGGAAGCAGCGGGAGTTCACGAGAAGGTGCTGTTACAGAAATTGCATTTTGGTTGGTACTGCCAGGATGAGCTTATAAGGAGCACTCGTTCCTTAGTTCTATACCTTGCTAGAAGCTATAGAGGGCTAGGAGTAGCCATGGATGATTTACTGCAG GCTGGAAACCAGGGTCTCCTGCAAGGTGCAGAAAGGTATGATCACTCGAGGGGTTACCGATTCTCAACCTATGTCCGATACTGGATAAAGAAATCAATGTCAAGATTGGTGGCACGGCATGCTAGGGAAATCCAAATTCCT ttcACGCTAAGCAAGGCAATAAATCAGATACAGAAAGCTCGCAAAGCCACTTACAACAGACACATGAGATACCCAGATGATGATGAAATTGCAAAGATTACAGGTCTTTCGTTGGTGAGAATCAGATCAGCTAGCACATGTCTGAGAGTTGTGGGTTCGGTAGATGACaagatgtgggacaactctcctGGGACTTTTATG GAATGTACGCCGGACGCATCAATAAAGAGCCCTGAAGAAACTGTCACAAGACAGCACATGAAAAAAGACATCCATGATCTGCTGAAATGCTTGAACTCGAAGGAGAGGCAAGTGTTGGTGCTGCGATATGGGTTAAACAACTACGACCCCAATTCACTTGAGGAGATTGGAAAGCTTTTCGATGTGAGCAAGGAATGGATACGGAAGATAGAAAAGAAAGCTCTCACGAAGCTAAGGGACGATGAAACACACAGAAGTTTAAGCCATTACTTGAAAAACTAG
- the LOC126601344 gene encoding EPIDERMAL PATTERNING FACTOR-like protein 2, with the protein MGSSQNCIFCHRNRNICISILLFLVSSSTHLIFMAEGGRPISSKLSEFAPARVLQENKAGVAVNARQIGSVRPSCERRCSVCGRCVAVQVPVTPQVDKIRSHGSSSSVSFSRTAPKNVAYSRGDDITNYKPMSWKCKCGNLLFNP; encoded by the exons ATGGGCAGCTCTCAAAATTGCATCTTTTGCCACAGAAATAGAAATATTTGCATTTCCATCCTCCTGTTCCTGGTTTCGAGCTCGACCCATCTGATTTTCATGGCTGAAG GTGGTAGACCAATTTCCAGCAAGCTAAGTGAGTTTGCTCCGGCAAGAGTTCTTCAGGAAAATAAAGCAGGGGTGGCGGTCAACGCTCGTCAAATAGGGTCAGTGCGGCCGAGCTGCGAGCGGAGGTGCAGCGTTTGCGGGCGTTGCGTGGCGGTTCAAGTTCCAGTTACTCCTCAAGTTGATAAAATCAGAAGCCATGGAAGCAGCTCCTCTGTTTCTTTTTCCAGAACTGCCCCAAAGAATGTAGCCTACTCCAGAGGAGATGACATTACAAATTATAAGCCAATGAGCTGGAAATGCAAGTGTGGGAATTTGCTCTTCAATCCTTGA
- the LOC126601349 gene encoding RNA polymerase sigma factor sigC isoform X4 — MPVADGNFRSVTTLESCSAAHFNLLLKNLDALEETFANSDVLKLEKEILLQLGRLGALQLFDACLSRTLTSSSFFYLSDIPTVPIEEHKIDKKVDNNRGKVIVRSGKKEEKRSRKRALDNARVSSDSLPPKSTLEGFNHPIVSSAKRASKYRKSRLKIAKNEAEMSTGVKVIANLERIKATLEKETGTVGTLSCWAEAAGVHEKVLLQKLHFGWYCQDELIRSTRSLVLYLARSYRGLGVAMDDLLQAGNQGLLQGAERYDHSRGYRFSTYVRYWIKKSMSRLVARHAREIQIPFTLSKAINQIQKARKATYNRHMRYPDDDEIAKITGLSLVRIRSASTCLRVVGSVDDKMWDNSPGTFMECTPDASIKSPEETVTRQHMKKDIHDLLKCLNSKERQVLVLRYGLNNYDPNSLEEIGKLFDVSKEWIRKIEKKALTKLRDDETHRSLSHYLKN, encoded by the exons ATGCCTGTTGCAGACGGAAACTTTAGATCCGTTACCACCTTAGAATCTTGCAGTGCAGCTCATTTTAATTTGTTACTGAAAAATCTTGATGCTCTGGAGGAGACTTTTGCTAATTCAGATGTGTTAAAGTTGGAAAAAGAGATACTTCTGCAATTAGGAAGGCTTGGAGCTCTACAGTTATTCGATGCCTGTTTGTCGAGAACTCTTACATCCTCAAGCTTTTTTTATTTGTCTGACATACCTACTGTACCGATTGAAGAGCATAAGATAGATAAGAAGGTAGATAACAACAGAGGTAAGGTTATTGTACGTTCtgggaaaaaggaagaaaaaagatCAAGAAAAAGAGCATTAGATAATGCCAGAGTTTCTTCTGACTCATTGCCTcctaaatcaactttggaaggTTTCAATCATCCTATTGTTTCATCGGCGAAAAGAGCATCAAAGTATCGAAAGAGTAGACTTAAAATTGCTAAAAATGAGGCAGAAATGTCAACCGGGGTTAAG GTGATTGCCAATTTGGAGAGAATTAAAGCAACTTTGGAAAAGGAAACTGGCACCGTAGGTACCTTAAGTTGTTGGGCGGAAGCAGCGGGAGTTCACGAGAAGGTGCTGTTACAGAAATTGCATTTTGGTTGGTACTGCCAGGATGAGCTTATAAGGAGCACTCGTTCCTTAGTTCTATACCTTGCTAGAAGCTATAGAGGGCTAGGAGTAGCCATGGATGATTTACTGCAG GCTGGAAACCAGGGTCTCCTGCAAGGTGCAGAAAGGTATGATCACTCGAGGGGTTACCGATTCTCAACCTATGTCCGATACTGGATAAAGAAATCAATGTCAAGATTGGTGGCACGGCATGCTAGGGAAATCCAAATTCCT ttcACGCTAAGCAAGGCAATAAATCAGATACAGAAAGCTCGCAAAGCCACTTACAACAGACACATGAGATACCCAGATGATGATGAAATTGCAAAGATTACAGGTCTTTCGTTGGTGAGAATCAGATCAGCTAGCACATGTCTGAGAGTTGTGGGTTCGGTAGATGACaagatgtgggacaactctcctGGGACTTTTATG GAATGTACGCCGGACGCATCAATAAAGAGCCCTGAAGAAACTGTCACAAGACAGCACATGAAAAAAGACATCCATGATCTGCTGAAATGCTTGAACTCGAAGGAGAGGCAAGTGTTGGTGCTGCGATATGGGTTAAACAACTACGACCCCAATTCACTTGAGGAGATTGGAAAGCTTTTCGATGTGAGCAAGGAATGGATACGGAAGATAGAAAAGAAAGCTCTCACGAAGCTAAGGGACGATGAAACACACAGAAGTTTAAGCCATTACTTGAAAAACTAG